A region of Planococcus sp. MSAK28401 DNA encodes the following proteins:
- a CDS encoding glutaredoxin family protein, with product MYTLYTRPNCGLCEEAKSALRLLQEDYPIDFWEINIEEDEQLHEQYMLMIPVLTKQENVLLYGNFGYGELLEALIL from the coding sequence ATGTATACACTCTATACCCGGCCGAACTGTGGGCTTTGCGAAGAGGCAAAGTCTGCATTGCGGTTGCTGCAGGAAGATTACCCGATCGACTTCTGGGAAATCAATATTGAAGAAGATGAACAATTGCACGAACAATATATGCTGATGATTCCGGTGCTCACGAAACAGGAAAATGTGCTGCTCTACGGAAATTTCGGCTACGGCGAACTTCTGGAAGCGTTAATTCTTTAA
- a CDS encoding sugar-binding transcriptional regulator, whose translation MDPVLQAQVHLLPELPSLLKKRYSILELIQTEQPVGRRTISEMTGAAEREIRKETDLLRDQALIEMSKSGMSLTILGDDVLDQLRELVKELAGTAELEVGLQAKLGIKQAVVLPGDSDRLSSVKAAIGRQAARIAEEMFESCRTIAVTGGSTMAAVAAEIRTAKKNPAMQFIAARGGLGEEMLHQANTIASSFAEKTGGAVRTLYLPEHLSAEALEMMMREPVIKEMMELYDRTDLVIHGIGDAEEMAIRRRSSVNEVEKIKTGGAVSEAFGYYFDKTGKIVYRIPTAGIQLEQVQKAPAIMAVAGGRTKARAIESYFQAAPERTILVTDEGAARAILNPTTKLEEL comes from the coding sequence ATGGATCCAGTTCTGCAAGCGCAAGTGCATCTATTGCCTGAACTGCCAAGCTTGCTGAAAAAGCGCTATAGCATCCTCGAGCTGATTCAAACCGAACAGCCCGTGGGAAGGCGCACGATCAGCGAGATGACAGGCGCAGCCGAAAGGGAAATCCGCAAAGAGACCGACTTATTGAGGGACCAAGCCTTAATCGAAATGAGCAAGAGCGGCATGAGCCTGACGATACTGGGGGACGATGTCCTTGACCAACTCCGTGAGCTGGTCAAGGAATTGGCTGGGACCGCTGAGCTCGAAGTTGGGCTTCAAGCGAAACTCGGCATCAAACAAGCAGTCGTCCTGCCAGGGGATAGCGACCGGCTATCATCGGTCAAAGCCGCTATCGGCAGGCAAGCCGCTCGCATCGCGGAGGAAATGTTCGAAAGCTGCCGGACGATCGCTGTAACTGGCGGCAGTACGATGGCCGCCGTGGCAGCTGAAATCCGTACGGCGAAGAAAAATCCCGCCATGCAGTTTATCGCTGCTCGAGGCGGCCTGGGGGAAGAAATGCTTCACCAGGCGAACACCATCGCTTCATCCTTTGCCGAAAAAACAGGTGGAGCTGTCCGCACGCTTTATCTGCCTGAGCATTTGAGTGCTGAAGCACTTGAAATGATGATGAGGGAACCTGTCATCAAAGAAATGATGGAGCTCTATGACCGGACGGATTTAGTCATCCACGGAATCGGCGATGCAGAAGAGATGGCCATCAGGCGCCGCTCTTCCGTGAACGAAGTCGAGAAGATCAAAACAGGCGGAGCTGTCAGCGAAGCCTTCGGTTATTATTTCGATAAAACCGGAAAAATAGTTTATCGCATCCCAACAGCGGGCATTCAATTAGAGCAGGTCCAAAAAGCACCGGCCATCATGGCGGTCGCCGGAGGACGCACGAAAGCGCGTGCCATCGAATCTTATTTCCAGGCCGCGCCTGAACGTACCATCCTCGTTACAGATGAGGGAGCAGCAAGGGCAATACTCAACCCAACAACAAAATTGGAGGAATTATAA